CACAAAATTCTGAACCTATGCTTGTTTTTGCAGAGTACAGAGTTCGTAGCCAGCTTCCGGGGCCTGAGCACTGGTTGCTTGGGTTCTCTTTCTACTCAAAACTGCTCGCCGCTCCAAGTAGTAACTCCAGGTAAATCATCCCAGGTGTCTAAAGACTACTCCACATGCCCTTCCTGTCGGTGTCTCCAATTGTAGGTAAAGTTGCCTAACCACCAGCACGCTGTGAACGGCACAGTACGCGTACTCGTCTGATCTTTCTCTcctgagggtgtgtttagataccCCAAACTCCCCCCaactttccaaactttccatcacatcaaaatcacatcgaaacattaaatatagcaaatgacccatgcatggagtactagatgtaggtaaataaaaaaagtaattgcatagttttgatgtacgttgcgagatgaatcttttgagcatagttaggtcatggtaggataatatttaccacaaataaacgaaaagtgctacaatatgTATAGTgtctgatgtgactttttcgtCCACCTTTTcgtggatctaaacacaccccgaCTCGTTTTTGCTTTACTGGTTTGGTCACCGATGATGTACTCGTATCTACTATTCcactcttttttttagaaaaaacagGTGTTATGCGATATGCGTGGCTGCTTCTCGTTCTTAGGCCACTTGTTCAAACTCGAGAGTTCAAGAGCACTTTGGGCTTTGTCGCTGGCTGCTTTTTATCTCCCTGCTCGCTGACCGCGGACCAGCA
This sequence is a window from Panicum virgatum strain AP13 chromosome 7K, P.virgatum_v5, whole genome shotgun sequence. Protein-coding genes within it:
- the LOC120641144 gene encoding uncharacterized protein LOC120641144, which produces MVQSMNCPESARQQKALQPGCLGKTESGSTEFVASFRGLSTGCLGSLSTQNCSPLQVVTPEKTGVMRYAWLLLVLRPLVQTREFKSTLGFVAGCFLSPCSLTADQHENSDLKLDPGGPLKLWMQAAGPAQSEDGDADSNRTFCRLLMFGFKD